In Clostridium sp. JN-1, one genomic interval encodes:
- the rpoN gene encoding RNA polymerase factor sigma-54: MDFSLNLTQEQKLVMTQQMQLSIKLLQMSSLELEQYVQKEVQENPVLEAKDTSNNVNSEEDSIDYKKLIKYLEFDNYSHHNYVKDDQEEVSPFAFISEKKSLKEYLKEQVRDISESDYMKSICFYMIENIDSRGYLDISDEEIIREVNISKESERHALKIIQSLEPYGVGARNIKECLKIQVEKKGIMDSNIYKIIDEYLELIAENKYSTIAKKLKIDVKQAQEYGDIIKLLEPKPSRGFYTGEETKYIVPDAYIRKIDDKYYIVMNDDLLPRLSINTMYKDIINHEDDKDAVDYVKEKLNGAVFLIKSIQHRKSTIYRVIEKILELQKEYFDYGEQYLKPMTLKQIAEILNMHESTISRAVRDKYIYTNMGTIKIKDLFTTGISSPFNGEDVSVNLIKKTIRELVDNEDKKKPLSDQSICNILNRKNMNISRRTVAKYREELGIKSSKGRKRF, encoded by the coding sequence TTGGATTTTAGTCTAAACTTAACACAGGAGCAGAAGTTAGTTATGACGCAGCAGATGCAGCTTTCGATAAAGCTGCTTCAAATGTCGAGTCTTGAACTGGAACAATATGTTCAAAAAGAAGTTCAGGAAAATCCTGTACTTGAAGCTAAAGACACATCTAATAATGTAAATTCAGAAGAAGACAGTATAGATTATAAAAAGTTAATTAAATATTTAGAATTTGATAACTATAGTCATCACAATTATGTAAAGGATGATCAAGAGGAAGTATCACCGTTTGCATTTATTTCAGAAAAAAAGTCCCTAAAAGAATACTTAAAAGAGCAAGTAAGAGATATAAGCGAAAGTGATTATATGAAATCAATTTGTTTCTATATGATTGAAAACATAGATAGCAGAGGCTATCTTGATATAAGTGATGAAGAAATTATAAGAGAAGTTAACATATCAAAAGAATCAGAAAGGCATGCTTTAAAGATTATTCAAAGTTTAGAACCATATGGAGTAGGAGCTAGAAATATTAAAGAGTGTTTGAAAATACAAGTTGAAAAAAAAGGAATAATGGACAGCAATATTTATAAAATAATAGATGAATATCTAGAGCTAATAGCTGAAAATAAATACAGTACCATAGCTAAAAAGCTTAAAATAGATGTAAAACAAGCACAAGAATATGGAGATATAATAAAATTGTTAGAACCAAAGCCTTCAAGAGGTTTTTATACAGGTGAAGAAACAAAGTATATAGTTCCAGATGCGTATATAAGGAAGATAGATGATAAGTATTATATAGTAATGAATGATGATTTACTGCCAAGGCTTAGCATAAATACTATGTATAAAGATATAATAAATCATGAAGATGACAAGGATGCAGTTGATTATGTGAAGGAAAAACTCAATGGTGCTGTATTTTTAATCAAGAGTATACAGCATAGAAAGAGTACTATATATAGAGTTATAGAGAAAATATTAGAACTTCAAAAAGAGTACTTTGATTATGGTGAACAGTACTTAAAGCCAATGACATTGAAGCAAATAGCAGAAATTTTAAATATGCATGAATCCACTATAAGTAGAGCAGTAAGAGATAAATATATATACACGAATATGGGTACTATAAAGATTAAAGACTTATTCACTACTGGCATATCATCACCTTTTAATGGAGAAGATGTTTCTGTAAATTTAATAAAGAAAACTATAAGAGAATTAGTTGATAATGAAGATAAGAAAAAGCCGTTATCCGATCAAAGTATATGTAATATATTAAATCGAAAAAACATGAATATTTCTAGAAGAACTGTAGCAAAATATAGAGAGGAATTAGGAATAAAGTCATCTAAGGGGAGAAAAAGATTTTAA
- a CDS encoding sugar-binding domain-containing protein, with protein sequence MEQLLKLQQKIVPEMLELLEKRYSILRTIYYNQPIGRRVLANNLGIGERIVRTEINFFKSQNFIEINTPGMTITKEGEKIIDNLKDFIHEMKGLSDIEYIIKDYLKLKGIIVVPGNLDEDNTVMNELGRTAASYLKSIIKDNSIIALTGGYTVKEVVDNMARISGLKNVKVIPARGGMGKDVQTQANTLAANLAGKLDANYKLLHVPDNLSDKALSTIIQEKDIKETLNIIHNSNILIYGIGRADQMARRRGLSEDDVQKIEQVGAVGEAFGYYFDKNGKVVYSTPTIGVKNENIDKIEFLVAVAGGKEKAEAIISTEINNTNSVLITDEGAAREIVNIINS encoded by the coding sequence ATGGAGCAATTATTGAAATTACAACAAAAAATAGTTCCCGAAATGCTAGAGTTATTGGAAAAGAGGTACAGCATACTGAGGACGATATATTATAATCAGCCTATAGGCAGAAGAGTGCTTGCCAATAATTTAGGTATAGGTGAGAGAATAGTCCGTACAGAGATAAACTTTTTCAAGAGTCAGAATTTTATCGAAATAAATACTCCAGGTATGACAATAACAAAAGAGGGAGAAAAGATCATTGATAACCTTAAAGATTTCATACATGAAATGAAGGGTTTATCAGATATAGAATACATAATAAAAGATTACTTAAAATTGAAAGGTATAATAGTTGTTCCAGGGAATTTAGATGAAGATAATACTGTTATGAATGAACTTGGAAGAACAGCTGCATCTTATTTGAAAAGTATTATAAAAGATAATAGTATAATTGCGTTAACTGGTGGATATACGGTTAAAGAAGTAGTTGATAATATGGCTAGAATTTCAGGACTTAAAAATGTTAAAGTAATTCCAGCAAGGGGCGGTATGGGTAAAGATGTACAGACCCAAGCAAATACTTTGGCAGCAAATTTAGCAGGTAAATTAGATGCAAATTATAAGTTACTTCACGTTCCAGATAACTTAAGTGATAAGGCGTTAAGTACTATTATACAAGAAAAGGATATTAAAGAAACTTTAAATATAATACATAACTCCAATATTCTGATTTATGGTATTGGTAGAGCAGATCAAATGGCTAGAAGAAGAGGATTAAGTGAAGATGATGTACAAAAAATCGAACAAGTAGGCGCAGTTGGAGAAGCTTTTGGTTACTATTTTGATAAGAATGGTAAAGTTGTTTATTCAACTCCAACCATAGGAGTTAAAAATGAAAACATAGATAAGATTGAATTTCTTGTAGCAGTTGCAGGTGGAAAGGAAAAAGCAGAAGCTATAATTTCCACTGAAATAAACAATACAAATAGTGTACTTATTACAGATGAAGGAGCAGCACGAGAAATTGTAAATATTATAAATAGCTAA